One Synechococcus sp. PROS-9-1 DNA window includes the following coding sequences:
- a CDS encoding FAD-binding oxidoreductase: MRVSATPQSTSDERTFSIVFTGLSGRRAELSRLNVSYSRLRDTICVLLSKGARIQSVSPTGSEPAAAPIKSAPPARSKPVTTSQPKPAAKAVPVNLYKPKTPFLGTVTENYSLLKEGAIGRVQHITFDLSGGDPHLEYVEGQSIGIVPAGEDAKGKPHKLRLYSIASTRHGDNLEDNTVSLCVRHLQYELDGETINGVCSTYLCDVEPGTKVKITGPVGKEMLLPEDEEANVIMLATGTGIAPMRTYLRRMFEAKEREENGWKFRGKAWLFMGAPKTANLLYDEDFLHYEKEYPDNFRYTKAISREQQNPKGGRMYIQDRVAEHADEIFAMIEDPKTHVYICGLRGMEPGIDEAMSAAAEAKGLDWSELRPALKKAHRWHVETY; encoded by the coding sequence ATGCGAGTAAGCGCGACTCCTCAGTCAACCTCTGATGAACGGACATTCTCGATTGTCTTCACAGGCTTGAGTGGTCGTCGTGCAGAGTTATCTCGCTTAAACGTCTCTTACAGCCGCCTTCGGGACACGATCTGCGTGCTTCTCTCCAAGGGAGCACGCATTCAGTCCGTGAGTCCAACGGGCTCAGAGCCGGCAGCCGCACCAATTAAATCTGCACCCCCAGCACGATCGAAGCCTGTGACTACTTCCCAACCAAAGCCCGCGGCCAAAGCAGTGCCGGTCAATCTCTACAAACCCAAAACCCCCTTTCTAGGAACAGTCACAGAAAATTATTCCCTCCTCAAAGAAGGGGCAATTGGTCGGGTGCAGCACATCACCTTCGATTTGAGCGGTGGTGATCCACATCTTGAATACGTCGAAGGTCAAAGCATCGGCATCGTTCCTGCTGGCGAAGATGCCAAAGGGAAGCCACATAAATTGCGCTTGTACTCGATCGCCAGCACGCGCCATGGCGACAACCTTGAGGACAACACCGTATCCCTCTGCGTACGACACCTTCAGTACGAACTAGATGGAGAAACCATCAACGGTGTTTGTTCGACTTACCTCTGCGATGTTGAGCCTGGCACCAAGGTCAAGATCACAGGACCTGTTGGCAAGGAAATGCTCCTCCCCGAGGACGAAGAGGCCAATGTGATCATGCTGGCCACCGGCACCGGTATCGCCCCCATGCGCACCTACCTGCGTCGCATGTTTGAGGCGAAAGAACGAGAAGAGAACGGTTGGAAATTCCGAGGCAAGGCCTGGTTGTTTATGGGAGCACCCAAGACAGCCAACCTGCTTTATGACGAGGACTTCCTTCATTACGAGAAGGAATACCCAGACAATTTCCGCTACACCAAAGCGATCAGCCGCGAGCAGCAGAATCCAAAAGGCGGTCGGATGTACATCCAAGACCGGGTGGCTGAACACGCTGATGAGATTTTCGCGATGATCGAAGACCCCAAAACTCACGTCTACATCTGCGGCCTGCGTGGCATGGAACCGGGTATTGATGAAGCCATGTCTGCGGCAGCCGAGGCCAAAGGCCTCGATTGGTCCGAGCTTCGCCCTGCACTCAAGAAGGCTCACCGCTGGCACGTTGAGACCTACTAA
- a CDS encoding cAMP phosphodiesterase has product MRHHGCIFRFDPLRPFNRLRSALSAPLLLLPLFIAAPSAMAQSAGKAPSAPASNEDVFLYRGMGSSYVCNARTAGIEFPKAVGVAAATYVQLLNGRHGGKVASTGNKKLTNEQLFAGAEFQIITGAIQFCPDKVPDDVKTKVKEALKKAKAAK; this is encoded by the coding sequence ATGAGGCACCATGGCTGCATCTTCCGGTTTGATCCTTTGCGTCCCTTTAACCGACTTCGTTCTGCTCTGTCGGCACCGTTGCTTTTGCTGCCTCTCTTCATCGCAGCTCCTTCTGCAATGGCTCAGTCGGCCGGCAAGGCGCCATCGGCGCCTGCCAGCAATGAAGACGTCTTTCTCTATCGCGGCATGGGGTCGTCCTATGTGTGCAACGCCCGCACGGCAGGGATTGAGTTTCCGAAAGCTGTTGGCGTTGCGGCGGCAACCTACGTCCAACTCTTGAATGGACGGCACGGTGGCAAGGTTGCATCCACAGGCAACAAGAAGCTGACCAATGAGCAGCTGTTTGCCGGTGCTGAATTTCAAATCATTACCGGTGCTATTCAGTTTTGTCCCGACAAGGTGCCTGATGACGTCAAGACCAAGGTGAAAGAAGCGTTGAAGAAAGCGAAGGCTGCAAAATAA
- the pepN gene encoding aminopeptidase N: MASASTTPTIRLKDYKPFPCRIPSIALDVVIGSDSVAVTCRMELTPVLGSELQALELQGVDLLLQSISIDHNELKPSDYSITSEKLVIHQPPQVPFQLTTVCRIDPQANTSLEGLYASGGMLTTQCEAEGFRRITYHPDRPDVLSRFTVRIEADRERYPVLLSNGNALSAGPLAGDPARHEVTWEDPSLKPSYLFALVAGDLHEVRDRFVTRSGRNVSLRLHVEPGDEPFTAHAMESLKRSMAWDEQVYGLEYDLDEFNTVAVRHFNMGAMENKSLNIFNSKLVLADAETASDAELERIESVVAHEYFHNWSGNRITCRDWFQLSLKEGLTVFRDQCFTADLHSEALKRIEDAAMLRNTQFREDAGPTAHPVKPDAYQAIDNFYTTTIYEKGAELIRMLRTLLGETRFMRGMELYFKRHDGEAATTDDFVSAIAEGACIDGERLGFDLEQFKRWYDQAGTPKVTVTRTWDSTRGVLRLNLRQSTPPTPGQPLKQPLVIPVLWAVIPANGEPGEEQLLVLDQEQNTVELGGFPCSEQPPALSLFRQFSAPVHWEASQEPAELFTLLACDNDPFARWDAGQQLWRRLLLARASGTPNADLEGQMLEALTVLLAPDGEQDPAVLSTLMAFPGGPELEALQQEADPPALYRAACELREQFGQSLAPLLRERLNLVEAALVLAWPEGQGQRQLTGLIWAWLAAAGDSAVRAAALAAVGGPSMTLARAALRALQPLDCPEREQALRQFHDRWQEKPVIFDSWFALEASTPRADGLQRVASLLQHPRFDPMAPNAVRAVLGGFAGNLLVFHAEDGSGYRFMAEQIIALDQRNAITASRLAKVFSRWGTYSRKRQVLVKAALDQLSAAQLSSNTREVVQMMLG, from the coding sequence ATGGCTTCCGCCTCCACCACTCCAACGATCCGGCTGAAGGATTACAAGCCATTCCCCTGTCGTATTCCATCCATTGCTTTGGATGTGGTGATCGGGTCCGATTCCGTTGCGGTCACCTGCCGCATGGAGCTGACTCCGGTGTTGGGATCGGAGCTCCAAGCCCTTGAGCTTCAAGGGGTGGATTTGCTGTTGCAATCGATTTCCATCGATCACAACGAGCTCAAGCCTTCGGACTACAGCATTACCTCGGAAAAACTGGTCATTCACCAGCCCCCGCAGGTGCCTTTTCAGCTCACAACGGTGTGCAGGATTGATCCGCAGGCCAACACCTCACTTGAGGGCCTTTATGCCAGTGGGGGGATGTTGACCACCCAGTGCGAAGCCGAGGGATTTAGGCGTATTACGTACCACCCGGATCGCCCCGATGTGCTCAGTCGGTTCACCGTTCGCATCGAGGCCGATCGCGAGCGTTATCCGGTGTTGCTCTCCAATGGCAATGCCTTAAGCGCTGGGCCACTCGCTGGTGATCCCGCCCGCCATGAGGTGACTTGGGAGGACCCATCCCTAAAGCCTTCCTATCTGTTTGCGCTAGTGGCCGGCGATCTTCACGAGGTTCGGGATCGGTTTGTCACCCGTTCGGGACGCAACGTGAGCCTGAGGCTTCATGTGGAGCCAGGCGATGAGCCTTTCACTGCTCATGCCATGGAGTCGTTAAAACGATCGATGGCGTGGGATGAGCAGGTGTATGGCTTGGAATATGACCTTGACGAGTTCAACACCGTTGCGGTGCGCCACTTCAACATGGGCGCGATGGAGAATAAGAGCCTCAATATTTTTAACTCCAAGTTGGTTTTGGCTGATGCGGAAACAGCATCAGATGCCGAACTTGAGCGGATTGAAAGTGTTGTTGCCCACGAGTATTTCCATAATTGGTCAGGAAATCGCATCACCTGCCGTGATTGGTTCCAGCTGTCCTTAAAAGAAGGACTCACTGTCTTTAGGGATCAATGTTTTACCGCTGATCTTCATTCAGAGGCCTTAAAGCGGATTGAAGATGCGGCCATGCTTCGCAATACGCAGTTTCGAGAAGATGCAGGGCCCACAGCCCATCCTGTGAAGCCCGATGCGTATCAAGCAATCGATAATTTTTATACCACCACGATTTATGAGAAGGGCGCTGAGTTGATTCGCATGCTCAGAACACTTCTGGGCGAGACACGATTCATGCGTGGCATGGAACTGTATTTCAAACGCCATGACGGTGAAGCTGCCACGACGGACGATTTTGTATCGGCGATTGCTGAGGGGGCGTGCATTGATGGTGAACGGCTTGGTTTCGATCTAGAGCAGTTCAAACGTTGGTATGACCAAGCCGGTACTCCCAAAGTGACCGTGACGCGCACCTGGGACTCCACTCGCGGAGTGTTGCGCCTGAACTTGCGTCAAAGCACGCCGCCAACACCAGGGCAGCCGCTTAAGCAGCCTCTTGTCATTCCTGTGTTGTGGGCGGTGATACCAGCCAATGGTGAACCTGGAGAAGAACAGCTTCTTGTGCTGGATCAGGAGCAAAACACTGTTGAACTCGGTGGCTTCCCCTGCTCTGAACAGCCACCGGCGCTCTCTTTATTCAGGCAGTTTTCTGCTCCAGTGCACTGGGAAGCCAGTCAAGAGCCCGCTGAGCTGTTCACCCTTTTGGCCTGCGACAACGATCCATTCGCCCGTTGGGATGCGGGACAGCAACTCTGGCGAAGGCTATTGCTGGCTCGGGCCTCTGGAACCCCCAACGCTGATCTAGAAGGCCAGATGTTGGAGGCTTTGACCGTGCTCCTGGCCCCAGATGGAGAACAGGATCCTGCGGTGCTCTCCACGTTGATGGCCTTCCCCGGTGGCCCTGAGTTGGAAGCACTCCAGCAGGAGGCTGATCCGCCAGCTTTATACCGAGCGGCGTGCGAGCTGCGCGAGCAATTTGGTCAGTCTTTGGCCCCATTGCTGCGAGAGCGGCTAAATCTTGTTGAGGCCGCTCTTGTACTGGCTTGGCCCGAGGGGCAGGGGCAGCGACAACTCACCGGTTTGATCTGGGCCTGGCTTGCTGCAGCTGGTGATTCAGCGGTGCGCGCCGCTGCGTTGGCTGCTGTAGGTGGTCCGTCGATGACCTTGGCGCGTGCTGCTCTGCGGGCACTACAGCCTTTGGATTGCCCAGAACGAGAGCAAGCATTGCGCCAATTCCACGATCGTTGGCAAGAAAAACCTGTGATCTTTGACAGCTGGTTTGCCTTAGAAGCATCCACGCCTCGGGCGGACGGCTTGCAACGGGTGGCCTCTCTTTTGCAGCATCCACGCTTTGATCCGATGGCGCCCAATGCGGTTCGTGCGGTGTTGGGTGGATTCGCTGGCAACCTTTTGGTGTTCCACGCTGAAGATGGCAGTGGCTATCGCTTCATGGCGGAACAAATCATTGCCTTGGATCAGCGCAACGCAATTACCGCGTCGCGCTTGGCCAAGGTCTTTAGCCGTTGGGGCACCTACAGCCGCAAGCGCCAAGTGCTTGTAAAGGCAGCTCTGGACCAGCTCTCCGCAGCCCAGCTTTCCTCCAACACACGGGAAGTTGTGCAGATGATGCTGGGATGA
- a CDS encoding ribose-phosphate pyrophosphokinase: MTSFLTAARAEQEKLQHDTRRLRLFSGTSNPSLAREIAAYLGVPDGPKVCKRFADGELYVQIQESIRGCDVFLIQPTCAPVNDNLMELLIMVDACRRASARQITAVVPYYGYARADRKTAGRESIAAKLTANLLVKSGVDRVLAMDLHSAQTQGYFDIPCDHIYGSPVLVDHLAAQDLGEVVVVSPDVGGVARARAFAKQMNGAPLAIIDKRRTGHNMAESLTVIGDVSGRTAILIDDMIDTGGTICSGAKLLREQGATGVIACATHPVFSPPAIERLSTEGLFEQVVVTNSIPIASNHAFPQLHVLSVANMLGEAIWRIHEESSVSSMFR, encoded by the coding sequence GTGACAAGTTTTCTCACCGCTGCCCGAGCCGAGCAAGAAAAGCTGCAGCACGACACCAGACGTCTTCGCCTGTTTAGCGGCACCTCAAATCCCTCACTCGCCCGCGAAATTGCGGCCTACCTCGGAGTCCCCGATGGCCCGAAGGTCTGCAAACGCTTCGCCGACGGTGAGTTGTATGTGCAAATTCAGGAATCGATTCGCGGTTGCGATGTCTTCCTGATCCAACCCACATGCGCTCCGGTGAACGACAACCTGATGGAGCTGCTGATCATGGTGGATGCCTGCAGACGGGCATCGGCGCGACAGATCACCGCGGTGGTTCCCTATTACGGCTATGCACGCGCGGATCGGAAAACAGCCGGTCGGGAATCGATTGCGGCCAAGCTCACCGCCAATCTGCTCGTCAAGTCGGGAGTCGATCGGGTGCTGGCGATGGATCTGCATTCAGCTCAGACCCAGGGGTATTTCGACATTCCCTGTGATCACATTTACGGTTCCCCCGTGCTTGTGGATCACCTCGCCGCTCAAGACCTTGGAGAAGTGGTGGTGGTGTCTCCAGACGTGGGTGGCGTGGCCCGAGCCAGGGCCTTTGCAAAACAAATGAACGGTGCTCCTCTGGCCATCATCGATAAGCGCCGAACCGGTCACAACATGGCTGAAAGCCTCACCGTGATTGGCGATGTGAGCGGACGCACGGCGATCCTGATCGACGACATGATCGATACCGGAGGCACAATCTGCTCTGGTGCCAAGTTGCTGAGAGAGCAAGGTGCCACTGGCGTCATCGCTTGTGCAACCCATCCCGTCTTCTCTCCACCAGCCATTGAACGCTTGTCGACGGAAGGGCTGTTCGAGCAGGTGGTGGTCACCAACAGCATTCCAATCGCATCCAATCACGCCTTTCCCCAGCTGCATGTGCTGTCTGTCGCCAACATGCTCGGCGAAGCGATCTGGCGCATCCATGAGGAAAGTTCTGTCAGCTCGATGTTCCGCTAA
- a CDS encoding SRPBCC family protein, with amino-acid sequence MSSHHQPIEQTVERMADGVRRLAAQLLTPVSADQIWTVLTDYDQLSAFIPNLASSRLLLREGNKVHLQQEGCQQFLGMKFSASVELELEEFAPEGTLKFKMKKGDFRRFEGTWRLRSMPEATALFYELTVQGCLGMPIGLIEQRLRDDLTTNLKAVEAEARRRSR; translated from the coding sequence ATGTCATCACATCACCAGCCTATTGAGCAAACTGTAGAGAGGATGGCTGATGGCGTACGCCGCCTAGCTGCTCAGCTGCTAACACCGGTTTCTGCAGATCAGATCTGGACTGTTCTGACCGATTACGACCAACTCAGTGCCTTCATTCCCAACCTCGCAAGCAGTCGGTTGTTGCTTCGAGAAGGCAACAAGGTGCATTTGCAGCAAGAGGGATGTCAGCAATTCCTGGGAATGAAATTCTCGGCCTCCGTCGAGCTAGAGCTCGAGGAATTTGCTCCTGAGGGGACGCTGAAATTCAAGATGAAAAAGGGTGATTTCCGGCGCTTTGAGGGAACCTGGCGGCTGAGATCCATGCCAGAAGCAACCGCCCTTTTCTACGAACTGACGGTTCAAGGTTGTTTAGGCATGCCGATAGGGCTGATCGAACAACGGCTGCGTGATGATCTCACCACCAACCTCAAAGCTGTTGAAGCTGAGGCGCGCCGCAGATCTCGTTAA
- a CDS encoding glycoside hydrolase family 10 protein, with protein MAPPATFSQGTDVLLSKSRLPSVERKQALGVWLTNSPSPLYYHQRNIKQAVDELEQSGFSVLYPNVWSRGTTFHSSEFAPLEPALKTAGVTVDPICTLSKEAHKRGMKVVPWFEYGLMEPASAEVVQDNPDWVLSRANGDPVMKMHGKKMVWLNPAHPQVRERFIGLVVEVMKRCRMDGLQLDDHFAWPVELGYDPYNSGLYKAEFGIAPPRDYTNRYWMTWRRRKLTGLLRELRIRLEQESLPVKISLSPGPFRFAYNNWLQDWELWAVGQLIDDLVVQNYAYSLRGYAKDLDQPALRKAHEWGIPIQIGVLAGFGKRTTSMPVLKEKVRLANDRGYGVIYFYWEGLWGKHSGSEGAQYRKQVFKQMGTK; from the coding sequence ATGGCCCCGCCAGCCACGTTTAGCCAGGGCACAGACGTCCTACTGAGCAAAAGTCGGTTACCGAGTGTTGAACGAAAACAGGCGCTTGGGGTCTGGCTCACCAATAGTCCTAGCCCGCTGTACTACCACCAGCGGAACATCAAGCAAGCCGTCGATGAGCTCGAGCAATCAGGATTCTCCGTGTTGTATCCCAATGTTTGGAGTCGTGGAACAACCTTTCACTCCAGTGAATTTGCACCGCTTGAGCCAGCCTTAAAGACCGCTGGTGTCACGGTTGACCCCATTTGCACCCTGAGCAAAGAAGCTCACAAACGCGGGATGAAAGTGGTCCCCTGGTTTGAATACGGATTAATGGAGCCCGCCTCTGCAGAGGTGGTTCAAGACAATCCGGACTGGGTGTTGTCACGGGCCAATGGAGACCCGGTGATGAAGATGCACGGTAAGAAGATGGTGTGGCTCAATCCTGCACACCCACAAGTGCGCGAGCGATTTATCGGTCTCGTGGTTGAAGTCATGAAACGGTGCCGGATGGACGGGCTGCAACTCGATGACCACTTCGCATGGCCTGTGGAATTGGGCTACGACCCTTACAACTCAGGGCTTTATAAAGCTGAATTCGGCATTGCTCCACCCCGCGACTACACCAATCGTTATTGGATGACCTGGCGTCGCCGCAAACTCACCGGCTTACTTCGCGAACTTCGTATTCGCTTGGAACAAGAGTCACTACCAGTAAAAATTAGCTTGTCGCCAGGACCATTTCGGTTTGCCTACAACAATTGGCTTCAAGATTGGGAGCTCTGGGCCGTAGGACAGCTGATTGATGATCTCGTGGTTCAAAACTATGCCTATTCCCTCAGGGGGTATGCCAAAGATCTCGACCAGCCCGCCTTACGCAAAGCCCACGAATGGGGCATCCCTATCCAAATTGGTGTTTTAGCCGGCTTTGGCAAACGCACAACTTCCATGCCTGTCTTGAAAGAAAAGGTGCGGCTAGCGAATGATCGTGGTTACGGCGTGATTTACTTTTACTGGGAAGGATTATGGGGGAAACATTCAGGATCAGAAGGGGCTCAATACCGCAAACAAGTATTCAAACAGATGGGAACCAAATAA
- a CDS encoding histidine kinase: protein MDGIDRNPRQQLSLLLVASRHHLSSRDLRELVEFLQNEDCGFEVSLQISDPTQQPELLELHRLVVTPSLVKLQPQPKQVFAGSSIFQQLRGWLPRWQQDEVVSGLGLSLKPTELDGSRTQRELQLEDQLLVLRQENETLIDRLQAQERLLRMVAHEVRTPLTAATLAMQSQELGQIDIHRFRDVLKRRLEEIELLSMDLLEVGSTSWEALFNPQRLDLASVAAEAILELEKLWLGRDVTIHTDIPADLPKVFADQRRMRQVLLNLLENALKYTPNGGLISLTMLHRTSQWVQVSICDSGPGIPEEEQQRIFLDRVRLPQTSAGASGFGVGLSVCRRIVEVHGGKIWVISEPGKGACFTLNVPVWQGQGQEKENVVLTEGQAEP, encoded by the coding sequence GTGGATGGGATTGATCGCAATCCGCGCCAGCAACTGAGTTTGTTACTCGTTGCCAGTCGCCACCATCTGTCCAGCCGCGACCTTCGCGAGTTGGTCGAATTTTTGCAGAACGAAGATTGCGGGTTTGAGGTCAGTCTTCAAATCTCAGATCCAACCCAACAACCTGAGTTGCTGGAACTGCACCGCTTGGTTGTCACCCCCTCGTTGGTGAAATTACAACCGCAGCCAAAGCAGGTGTTTGCGGGCAGCAGCATCTTTCAGCAATTGCGTGGCTGGTTGCCGCGCTGGCAGCAAGACGAGGTAGTGAGTGGCCTTGGCTTGAGTCTCAAGCCAACAGAACTCGATGGCAGCCGCACCCAACGGGAGCTCCAGCTCGAAGATCAGTTGCTGGTGCTGCGTCAAGAAAACGAAACCTTGATTGACCGCCTGCAAGCCCAAGAGCGCTTGCTGCGCATGGTGGCCCATGAAGTGCGTACGCCACTCACCGCGGCCACGCTTGCCATGCAAAGTCAAGAGCTAGGTCAAATCGATATCCATCGATTCAGGGATGTCCTCAAAAGACGCCTGGAGGAAATCGAACTGCTTTCAATGGATCTGTTGGAGGTGGGAAGCACAAGCTGGGAGGCCTTGTTCAACCCTCAGCGACTCGATTTAGCCAGTGTTGCCGCTGAAGCGATTCTGGAACTGGAGAAACTCTGGCTCGGCAGAGATGTGACCATCCACACCGACATCCCTGCAGATCTTCCCAAGGTGTTTGCCGATCAGCGCAGGATGCGCCAGGTGCTTCTGAATTTGCTGGAAAATGCCCTCAAATACACACCCAACGGAGGCTTGATTTCTTTGACCATGCTTCATCGCACCAGCCAGTGGGTGCAGGTGAGCATCTGCGACAGCGGACCAGGTATCCCGGAAGAAGAGCAGCAACGCATTTTTCTAGATCGCGTCCGGCTCCCTCAAACATCAGCAGGAGCCTCAGGCTTTGGGGTTGGACTCTCGGTTTGCCGGCGCATTGTTGAAGTCCATGGCGGCAAGATCTGGGTGATCTCGGAACCAGGCAAAGGAGCCTGCTTCACCCTCAACGTGCCCGTCTGGCAAGGCCAAGGTCAAGAGAAGGAGAACGTTGTCTTGACGGAGGGTCAGGCTGAACCGTAA
- the zwf gene encoding glucose-6-phosphate dehydrogenase produces the protein MTATITNPLRVGLRQERVIAPQCLVIFGASGDLTHRKLVPALFELFQQRRLPSEFALLGCARRPWSDEEFRSKMAEAMGDKVRDHPEAWEQFAAGMFYEPVDLQKPEDVVKLGGRLQEIDRQRATRSNRTFYLSVSPKFYAGGCRALADAGLLKDPQRSRVVIEKPFGRDYGSAQSLNRVVQGCGQENQIFRIDHYLGKETVQNIMVMRFANAIFEPIWNRNYISSVQITASETVGVEERAGYYETSGALRDMVQNHLTQMLAITAMETPGRFDPEAIRSEKAKVLQAARLADELEPWNCCIRGQYGPGGSDGAPLSGYRQEPGVDPHSTTETYVAMKLFIDNWRWQGVPFYVRTGKRLAKRLSEVVLTFREAPVHLFDAAGGSPTANQLILRIQPDEGAEFKFEVKSPGSGMRSRPVEMEFSYDESFGEPSDEGYVRLLADAMLSDPTLFTRSDEVEAAWRLYTPLLELIEDSPWKLPIHPYESRTWGPAAADALLARDGLLWRRP, from the coding sequence ATGACCGCAACGATCACGAACCCACTCAGGGTTGGGCTGCGACAGGAACGGGTCATCGCTCCACAGTGCCTGGTGATTTTTGGGGCGAGCGGCGACCTCACCCATCGCAAGCTGGTACCAGCCCTCTTCGAGTTGTTTCAGCAACGACGTCTTCCTAGCGAATTTGCCCTCCTGGGCTGCGCCAGAAGACCTTGGAGCGACGAAGAATTCCGCAGCAAAATGGCGGAGGCGATGGGTGACAAGGTTCGCGACCATCCCGAAGCGTGGGAGCAATTTGCCGCCGGAATGTTTTACGAACCGGTGGACCTTCAGAAACCTGAAGACGTCGTGAAGCTCGGGGGTCGACTTCAGGAGATCGACCGTCAAAGAGCCACACGAAGCAACCGCACCTTTTACTTGTCGGTGTCGCCGAAGTTTTATGCGGGTGGCTGCCGAGCCCTGGCTGATGCAGGCCTGCTGAAGGATCCCCAACGCAGTCGCGTTGTGATTGAAAAACCATTCGGACGGGACTACGGCAGCGCCCAATCCCTGAACAGGGTGGTTCAAGGCTGCGGCCAAGAGAACCAGATCTTTCGCATCGACCACTACCTCGGAAAGGAAACGGTCCAAAACATCATGGTGATGCGGTTCGCCAACGCGATTTTCGAGCCAATCTGGAATCGGAACTACATCTCCAGCGTTCAGATCACGGCCTCTGAAACCGTTGGAGTGGAAGAACGGGCCGGTTACTACGAAACCTCGGGCGCCCTGCGCGACATGGTGCAAAACCACCTAACCCAAATGTTGGCGATCACAGCCATGGAAACCCCTGGACGTTTTGATCCAGAGGCCATCCGCAGTGAAAAGGCCAAGGTGCTTCAAGCGGCACGCCTGGCCGATGAACTTGAACCCTGGAACTGCTGCATCCGCGGTCAATACGGGCCCGGAGGAAGCGATGGCGCACCTCTCAGCGGCTACAGGCAAGAACCAGGCGTCGACCCACACAGCACCACGGAAACGTACGTGGCGATGAAGCTGTTCATCGATAACTGGCGCTGGCAGGGCGTGCCTTTCTATGTGCGCACTGGCAAGCGCCTCGCCAAGCGTTTGAGCGAAGTGGTGCTGACCTTCCGTGAAGCACCCGTTCACCTCTTCGATGCTGCTGGTGGTAGTCCAACCGCCAACCAGCTCATCCTGCGCATTCAGCCCGATGAGGGTGCTGAGTTCAAATTTGAAGTGAAGTCTCCAGGCTCCGGCATGCGCAGCCGCCCTGTTGAGATGGAATTCTCTTACGACGAATCCTTTGGCGAACCATCAGACGAGGGCTATGTGCGCCTGCTGGCGGACGCAATGCTGAGCGATCCAACGCTGTTCACGCGTAGCGATGAGGTCGAGGCAGCTTGGAGGCTCTACACCCCTTTGTTGGAACTCATCGAAGACAGCCCCTGGAAGCTGCCCATCCACCCCTATGAGTCACGCACCTGGGGACCTGCCGCTGCAGATGCCCTGCTGGCACGAGACGGCCTGCTCTGGCGTCGCCCCTAA
- a CDS encoding LCP family protein, whose translation MSEDSQQKPSKGWLGDRPGRSLLRISAALLGTALAGTALATIWPKPDPVGADVQSSDVSLSLAPLPEQAVMVLVVGLDADTINAPSNNAAPQGPANADSLMLVNISTKQPVQILQLPTELAVQLPGIEEMKALSTTWQHGGIALTSDVVGELIDLPLNKPDRYLVLSRQGLRRFVEGLGDIEVTLDQTYKYEDKSQGYSVNLQAGLQTLNGAQAEQLARHKPKANQDHQRRVRQQLLLQGVHQQLAEIDTVTVLPELLNVFSNQVRTDISSTEMLSLMAAAISAPSPPVITELPLAARAGQQRLRELKPNLSLPIWPDQN comes from the coding sequence TTGAGTGAGGACTCGCAGCAAAAGCCAAGCAAGGGCTGGTTGGGCGACCGCCCCGGACGCAGTCTTCTGAGAATCAGTGCTGCCTTACTGGGCACAGCCCTAGCGGGCACAGCACTTGCAACGATCTGGCCCAAACCAGACCCTGTCGGCGCCGATGTGCAGTCATCCGACGTGTCATTAAGCCTCGCTCCGCTCCCAGAACAAGCCGTGATGGTGTTGGTCGTCGGCCTCGATGCAGACACCATCAATGCCCCCTCCAACAACGCAGCACCTCAAGGACCTGCCAACGCCGACAGCTTGATGCTGGTCAATATCAGCACGAAACAACCCGTTCAGATTTTGCAGTTGCCGACAGAACTGGCCGTTCAACTGCCAGGGATCGAGGAGATGAAAGCTCTTTCCACAACGTGGCAACACGGTGGAATCGCACTCACCTCTGACGTCGTTGGCGAGCTCATCGATCTGCCTTTGAACAAGCCGGATCGCTACTTAGTCCTCTCCAGACAAGGCTTGCGCAGATTTGTGGAAGGACTTGGAGACATCGAAGTCACCCTGGACCAGACCTATAAGTACGAGGACAAATCCCAGGGCTACAGCGTGAATCTGCAGGCCGGACTGCAAACACTCAACGGTGCTCAGGCAGAACAACTCGCACGCCACAAACCCAAGGCCAATCAAGACCATCAGCGAAGAGTGAGGCAACAGCTGCTGCTCCAAGGCGTGCATCAGCAGTTAGCGGAAATCGATACGGTCACCGTTTTGCCTGAGCTGCTGAACGTGTTTTCCAATCAGGTCAGAACAGATATCAGCAGCACAGAGATGCTGAGCCTGATGGCAGCAGCGATCAGTGCGCCCTCGCCACCGGTGATTACGGAGCTTCCTCTTGCAGCTCGGGCCGGTCAACAGAGGCTGCGCGAGTTGAAGCCGAATCTCAGCCTGCCAATCTGGCCAGATCAGAACTGA